Proteins from a genomic interval of Zingiber officinale cultivar Zhangliang chromosome 1B, Zo_v1.1, whole genome shotgun sequence:
- the LOC121973589 gene encoding ring-infected erythrocyte surface antigen-like, whose amino-acid sequence MDSRRLPLSGNDRKLAEEVMFLHSLWRQGPPPNRTRSRNPTLGADLRDPGAPPPRDGRKRRQKKRIRGEIASSDLNGDVQPSESGGLPWPVEELPPPSTEWPPEKKLRSAPEPAPPPTSEEQAKVDAAIARQKALKASQLFFEDLYKEDEEGSEEDDNESIEFEDDLEKLKIYTFFIDIFTKDPILRQHYENSQTGEFNCLACAGIGMKGLKKYNNPVAILQHAHCTVTAKRKKGHRAFARALCKVLGYNFNMLPSLVLDAGERLGESLAKDVKAQKEAGIEEENQEHVEKQENENAVEEENTEDDAEEENMEDDVEEENTEDDAEEETMEDDVEEENTEDVEEETMEDDVEEENTEDDPEEENIEDDVEEENIEGAVEKAENKEDVDQVGNKDAVEEENIEDAAEEGEDIFEEVENKDAAEHENTENSVEKGENIDAIEDENPPENITNNLTENPLESSFQ is encoded by the exons ATGGACAGCCGCCGTCTTCCTCTCTCCGGGAACGACCGGAAGCTTGCGGAAGAAGTTATGTTCTTGCACTCTCTCTGGCGCCAGGGCCCGCCGCCTAATCGCACTCGCTCCCGAAACCCTACTTTGGGTGCCGATCTCCGTGATCCCGGCGCCCCCCCTCCACGCGATGGCCGGAAACGGAGGCAGAAGAAGAGGATTAGAGGCGAGATAGCCTCCTCAGATCTAAATGGCGACGTCCAGCCCTCCGAGAGCGGTGGGTTGCCGTGGCCTGTCGAAGAGTTACCGCCGCCTTCCACCGAGTGGCCGCCGGAGAAGAAACTGAGATCTGCGCCGGAGCCCGCCCCTCCCCCAACCTCCGAGGAGCAGGCCAAGGTCGACGCGGCGATCGCCCGGCAGAAGGCGCTCAAGGCGTCGCAGCTCTTCTTCGAGGATCTGTACAAAGAGGACGAAGAGGGATCCGAAGAAGACGACAACGAATCCATCGAATTCGAGGATGATCTGGAGAAATTGAAAATCTACACTTTCTTCATCGACATTTTCACAAAGGATCCGATCCTGAGGCAGCACTACGAGAACAGCCAGACCGGGGAATTCAATTGCCTGGCCTGCGCAGGAATCGGGATGAAGGGCTTGAAGAAGTACAACAATCCTGTCGCGATCCTGCAGCACGCACATTGTACAGTGACGGCCAAGAGGAAGAAAGGGCACCGGGCATTCGCCCGAGCCCTGTGCAAGGTTCTTGGCTACAACTTCAATATGCTTCCTAGCTTGGTTCTCGACGCCGGAGAGCGTCTCGGTGAGTCCTTGGCAAAGGATGTCAAAGCTCAG AAAGAAGCCGGTATCGAAGAGGAAAACCAAGAACATGTTGAGAAACAGGAAAATGAAAACGCAGTCGAGGAGGAAAACACAGAAGATGATGCTGAGGAGGAAAATATGGAAGATGATGTCGAGGAGGAAAACACAGAAGATGATGCTGAGGAGGAAACTATGGAAGATGATGTCGAGGAGGAAAACACAGAAGATGTTGAGGAGGAAACTATGGAAGATGATGTCGAGGAGGAAAACACAGAAGATGATCCTGAGGAggaaaatatagaagatgatgttgaGGAGGAAAACATAGAAGGTGCTGTAGAGAAAGCCGAGAACAAAGAAGATGTTGACCAAGTCGGAAACAAAGACGCCGTCGAGGAAGAAAACATAGAAGATGCTGCAGAGGAAGGGGAAGATATTTTTGAGGAAGTGGAAAACAAAGATGCTGCTGAGCACGAAAACACAGAAAATTCTGTAGAGAAAGGGGAAAACATAGATGCCATTGAAGACGAAAACCCACCAGAGAACATCACCAATAACCTCACAGAAAATCCACTTGAGTCATCCTTCCAGTAG